A stretch of Cyanobacterium sp. HL-69 DNA encodes these proteins:
- the tnsB gene encoding Tn7 transposition protein TnsB translates to MDHEIFVNDLIKWESTNNDFAGVVERVLWIDEGYTIAFMLNIESTKGFPRTFSVSGLREALKRGEAKKLKKDPWFKIIVEENLSDKEKDIRDHAWNIIEPIITQEPDIYDRSTRGNLVTQIIEKYNQGRDKNKLTIRSVHKYLRRFWQRGKIKDALLPDYANSGGKGKTRQLGTKKRGRPRKFKNVQEIGEGINITEQDRQIFRIAINKYYRDSKKNSLPKVYKLMVKEYYTENYQIDENNHPQPILVPSEERPTLDQFRYWYEVENKDVKKDITSRQGKKNFDLKYRAIKGSSKQETIGPGSRYQIDATIGDVYLVSKYNRSWIIGRPVIYVVIDVFSRMITGVYVGLEGPSWIGAMMALVNTASNKKSFCQKFGIEIDESEWCCHHLPECILADRGEFAGMGVETMIPNLGIRIENAAPYRADWKGLVERHFRVIHDHVKPFLPGYIDKDFRQRGARDYRLDAQLDIDQFTEIIIELIRYHNSHELTNYNRDEEMIADDVQPIPIDLWRWGIKNRSGKLRTVDEELLKFNLMPTSKATITERGVKFKSMYYVNEKVVRERWREKARSGMLSKEEKYITVSYDPRQTDFIYLSSSEDNSFEKLELFDPDERYANKTMFDIDYLIEYEKLQRKKRETNQLQKEVNLMSKIESITARAMEETAKYQDDSLSNLQKTSNIREYRALEKEKRRQEEAFELKKEEEQDQIMVETKPKSSLEGKQKLSDNKQITSTPSSSSQPNRLELLKRKRQEKLNKSRGDK, encoded by the coding sequence ATGGATCACGAGATTTTCGTTAACGATTTAATTAAATGGGAATCAACTAACAATGATTTTGCTGGAGTTGTAGAAAGAGTTTTATGGATTGATGAAGGGTATACAATCGCATTTATGTTGAATATCGAGTCAACCAAAGGATTTCCTCGTACTTTTTCTGTATCAGGCTTAAGAGAGGCTTTAAAACGAGGAGAGGCAAAAAAATTAAAAAAAGATCCTTGGTTCAAGATTATTGTGGAAGAAAATTTGTCAGATAAGGAAAAAGACATTCGGGATCATGCTTGGAATATTATAGAGCCAATAATTACACAAGAACCAGATATATATGATAGGAGTACGCGAGGAAATTTAGTTACACAAATAATAGAAAAATATAATCAAGGACGAGATAAAAATAAGTTAACAATAAGAAGTGTTCATAAATATTTAAGAAGATTTTGGCAGAGGGGAAAAATAAAAGATGCTCTTCTTCCAGACTATGCCAATTCAGGTGGTAAAGGGAAAACAAGACAATTGGGAACAAAAAAACGAGGAAGACCGAGAAAATTCAAAAACGTCCAAGAAATAGGCGAAGGAATAAATATTACAGAACAAGATAGACAGATATTTAGAATCGCAATTAATAAATATTATCGAGATTCCAAGAAAAATTCCTTACCAAAAGTATATAAATTAATGGTTAAGGAATATTACACAGAAAATTATCAAATAGATGAAAATAATCATCCACAGCCTATCCTAGTTCCTTCCGAAGAAAGACCAACGTTAGATCAATTTCGCTATTGGTATGAAGTCGAAAATAAAGATGTAAAGAAAGATATTACATCACGTCAAGGAAAGAAAAATTTTGATTTAAAATATCGTGCGATCAAAGGTTCGTCCAAACAAGAAACCATTGGTCCTGGCTCTCGTTATCAAATAGATGCTACTATCGGAGACGTTTACTTGGTGTCGAAATATAACCGTAGCTGGATTATTGGCAGACCCGTTATTTATGTTGTAATTGATGTTTTCAGTCGTATGATAACGGGGGTTTATGTTGGTTTAGAAGGTCCTTCGTGGATCGGAGCAATGATGGCATTAGTTAATACGGCATCAAACAAAAAATCATTTTGTCAAAAATTTGGTATAGAAATAGATGAATCAGAGTGGTGTTGCCATCATTTACCTGAGTGCATTCTTGCTGATCGAGGAGAATTTGCCGGTATGGGGGTGGAAACGATGATTCCTAATTTAGGAATTAGGATTGAAAATGCTGCTCCTTATAGAGCCGACTGGAAAGGTTTAGTAGAACGTCACTTCAGAGTTATTCACGATCATGTAAAACCCTTTTTACCTGGTTATATTGACAAAGATTTTCGTCAGCGAGGTGCTAGAGATTATCGTCTTGATGCTCAACTAGATATTGATCAATTTACAGAAATTATCATTGAATTAATTCGCTATCATAATAGTCATGAGTTAACAAACTACAACAGAGACGAAGAAATGATAGCTGATGATGTTCAGCCAATTCCCATAGACTTATGGAGATGGGGAATTAAAAATCGCTCTGGGAAATTACGCACTGTTGACGAAGAACTTCTTAAATTTAATCTAATGCCCACCTCTAAGGCAACTATTACGGAGCGGGGGGTTAAGTTTAAGTCTATGTACTATGTCAACGAAAAAGTTGTTAGGGAAAGATGGCGAGAAAAAGCTAGAAGTGGGATGCTTTCTAAGGAAGAAAAATACATTACAGTATCCTATGATCCACGACAAACAGATTTTATTTATCTTTCCTCTTCCGAAGACAACAGTTTTGAAAAACTAGAGCTATTCGATCCTGATGAACGCTACGCCAATAAAACGATGTTTGACATTGATTATTTAATTGAATATGAAAAATTGCAAAGGAAAAAACGAGAGACAAATCAGTTGCAAAAGGAGGTGAATTTAATGTCAAAGATAGAAAGCATTACAGCTCGTGCTATGGAAGAAACTGCCAAATATCAAGATGATAGCTTGAGCAATTTACAAAAAACCTCCAATATAAGGGAGTATAGAGCATTAGAAAAAGAAAAACGCCGTCAAGAAGAAGCATTCGAGCTAAAAAAAGAAGAAGAGCAAGATCAAATAATGGTTGAGACAAAACCGAAGTCATCTCTTGAGGGCAAACAAAAACTATCAGATAATAAACAGATAACATCGACTCCATCATCTTCCAGTCAACCAAATCGGTTAGAACTACTGAAACGAAAAAGACAGGAAAAACTAAATAAATCAAGGGGAGATAAGTAA
- the tnsC gene encoding Tn7 transposition protein TnsC produces the protein MNQLDFENKYSYYDWIDISHGTRGAIAKYRTFHQKEYNDNPMIKTLPPIFSQERFIELVAKYPDFDPGERKYEAEERFHFIERLSRYFDPIAKTLDLQQTISVLLMSGYIGRNLIKPEYARKSREIYDSIQAKDGHNLENYVTIIPTPTTASGLTIIGESGLGKSTNLANILEVYPQVIVHPQHNVSQIVWLKVDCPHAGSLKGLCTDIFLAIDKLLGTNNFKKFGSRGNSEDYMLAQVAQLSHTHHLGLLVIDEMQNLANSRRGRDDLLNFLVKMDNVIGIPVIRVGTNEAEPILTGNFRNARRGTGEGAIRWKRMENNEDWLLFVEGMWEYQWTKTNVAFTKEISDVLYEETQGIIDILIKLYKMLQWRAISLGGDEIITTDLIRQVAQDGLYLVKPMLEAIRSGNLIQMKKYRDIAPLDVLEYREKCLNQTNFEDLAQIRRLQRKQQKSQSMSPLLKQIISQLLELDVDAHKAKILAQKIIQENPDEDNISKLVNLAYKIAIDGESYQEANKAKTKKAKIVKPDPEYIENDMRLLLQQSQAENFSVYEKFMEVGIVKDTPQDDFYLSYAE, from the coding sequence GTGAACCAATTGGATTTTGAGAATAAGTACAGTTATTACGATTGGATTGATATTTCCCATGGTACTAGAGGGGCGATCGCCAAATACCGTACTTTTCATCAGAAGGAATACAACGATAATCCCATGATTAAGACTTTGCCTCCCATTTTTTCCCAAGAAAGATTTATTGAACTGGTAGCTAAATATCCTGATTTTGACCCTGGGGAAAGAAAATATGAAGCCGAGGAACGATTCCACTTTATTGAAAGATTATCAAGGTATTTCGACCCCATTGCCAAAACCCTTGATTTACAACAAACAATTTCAGTTTTACTAATGAGTGGCTACATTGGTAGAAATCTAATTAAACCCGAATACGCACGAAAATCAAGAGAAATATATGACTCCATCCAAGCAAAAGATGGTCATAATTTGGAAAACTATGTGACGATAATTCCTACTCCCACAACGGCATCGGGCTTGACCATTATAGGGGAATCAGGATTAGGAAAATCAACAAATCTAGCAAACATCTTAGAAGTATATCCACAAGTAATTGTCCACCCCCAACATAACGTTAGCCAAATTGTATGGCTTAAAGTCGATTGTCCTCATGCTGGTTCTCTCAAAGGTTTATGTACCGATATATTTTTAGCTATTGATAAATTGCTCGGAACAAATAACTTCAAAAAATTTGGTTCAAGGGGTAACTCAGAAGATTATATGTTGGCACAAGTTGCCCAACTTTCTCATACTCATCATTTAGGACTATTGGTAATTGATGAAATGCAGAACTTGGCAAATTCCAGACGAGGAAGAGACGATCTTCTTAATTTTTTAGTCAAAATGGATAATGTAATTGGAATACCTGTAATTAGAGTGGGAACAAATGAGGCAGAACCAATTTTAACGGGGAACTTTAGAAATGCTCGAAGGGGAACAGGAGAGGGAGCAATCCGTTGGAAAAGAATGGAAAATAACGAGGACTGGTTATTATTTGTTGAGGGAATGTGGGAATATCAATGGACAAAAACAAATGTTGCTTTTACCAAAGAAATCAGTGATGTTCTTTATGAAGAAACTCAAGGAATTATTGACATACTAATCAAACTTTATAAAATGCTTCAATGGCGTGCAATTTCTTTGGGGGGAGATGAAATAATTACAACAGATTTAATTCGTCAGGTTGCACAGGATGGCTTATATTTGGTTAAACCAATGCTTGAGGCGATTCGGTCTGGAAACCTCATACAAATGAAAAAATACCGTGATATAGCTCCTTTGGATGTCTTAGAATATCGAGAAAAATGTCTGAATCAGACTAATTTTGAGGATTTAGCTCAAATACGGAGATTACAAAGAAAGCAACAAAAATCACAATCCATGTCTCCACTTCTCAAGCAGATTATCAGTCAATTATTAGAGCTTGATGTTGATGCCCACAAAGCAAAAATTTTGGCACAGAAAATTATTCAAGAAAATCCTGATGAAGATAATATTTCCAAGTTAGTTAATTTAGCTTACAAGATCGCCATAGATGGAGAATCTTATCAGGAAGCGAATAAGGCTAAGACAAAAAAAGCAAAGATAGTAAAACCTGATCCAGAGTACATTGAAAATGACATGAGACTCTTGTTACAACAATCCCAAGCAGAAAACTTTTCTGTTTATGAGAAATTTATGGAAGTTGGGATCGTGAAAGATACTCCTCAAGATGACTTTTATTTAAGTTATGCAGAATAA
- the tnsD gene encoding Tn7 transposition protein TnsD, whose translation MLHLFPTPYPDELLYSVVCRYHIRSGNRTVQHTRSDLSFLNNGNSYSHILPSKLGHLSKQLPFACSLTVEQLIENHTLFPYYRSYLTYKEQTVLKNFMIGKKARSIALLAKIPKLELYNSSNLKFCSLCLEQDLKIYGETYWHRSHQMPGVKMCLNHNQQLQDSKVTTEAIRRNFILPTFNHCDVKELHGDSSVKETLSVFARKIIDEINQPSQFISLKHLRDSYRPLLRQEDSINLKNGEINPDKLADQIIQYYGLSTLSIIHPEIMDKFSDYLSLSLMACDLLTEVDRVLHWLVQKFIEDNY comes from the coding sequence ATGTTACATTTATTTCCCACCCCGTATCCCGACGAACTTTTGTATAGCGTAGTATGTCGTTATCATATCAGAAGTGGAAATAGAACAGTACAACATACACGATCAGATTTATCATTCCTAAATAATGGAAATAGTTATAGCCACATTTTACCTAGCAAATTGGGTCATTTAAGTAAACAACTTCCTTTTGCTTGTAGTTTAACCGTAGAGCAGTTAATCGAAAATCACACTTTGTTCCCTTACTATCGAAGTTACTTGACTTATAAAGAACAAACTGTCTTAAAAAATTTCATGATAGGGAAAAAAGCAAGGTCGATCGCACTGTTGGCGAAAATACCCAAATTAGAGCTATATAATTCATCCAATCTAAAATTTTGTTCGTTATGCTTAGAGCAAGACTTAAAAATATACGGTGAAACGTACTGGCATAGGTCGCATCAAATGCCGGGGGTAAAAATGTGCTTAAACCATAATCAGCAATTACAGGATAGTAAAGTTACAACAGAAGCAATTAGACGAAATTTTATATTGCCTACATTTAATCACTGTGATGTGAAAGAGTTACATGGTGATAGTTCGGTTAAAGAAACATTGTCAGTTTTTGCAAGAAAGATAATAGACGAAATCAATCAACCTTCCCAATTTATTAGTTTGAAACATTTGCGAGACAGTTATCGGCCACTTTTGAGACAAGAGGATTCAATAAATTTAAAGAATGGAGAAATTAATCCAGATAAATTAGCAGATCAGATAATCCAATATTATGGTTTGTCAACTTTAAGCATAATTCATCCTGAAATCATGGACAAGTTTAGCGATTATCTTTCTCTTTCCTTGATGGCGTGTGATTTATTAACAGAGGTTGATCGAGTTTTGCATTGGTTAGTGCAAAAATTTATTGAGGATAATTATTAA
- the cas6 gene encoding CRISPR/Cas system-associated RAMP protein Cas6, translated as MSVEKPIISNYINLIFPILGDKIPLDHGYLLYSAISRQFPIIHDLDEFGILPITGQLEFPKNLCLTDESKLHLRLPIDKVPLIYRLAGKTLNLNTDKIRLGLPESQELEGCDRLYSRLVIIRGFDEPYNFLKAVERQLEGLNIFAKIDLITKSGKPIRRTMKIKGRTLIGFGVEISQLNEHSSILIQERGIGGKHKMG; from the coding sequence ATGTCTGTTGAAAAACCCATTATTTCCAACTATATCAATCTTATTTTTCCCATTTTAGGTGATAAAATTCCCTTAGATCATGGTTATCTTTTATATTCTGCCATTTCACGTCAATTTCCCATTATTCATGACCTAGATGAGTTTGGTATTTTACCTATTACTGGACAGCTTGAATTTCCTAAAAATCTTTGTTTAACTGATGAATCTAAATTACATCTGCGTTTACCCATAGATAAAGTACCTTTGATTTATCGTTTAGCAGGAAAAACACTAAATCTCAATACCGATAAGATTCGTTTAGGCTTACCAGAATCTCAAGAATTAGAAGGGTGCGATCGCCTCTACTCTCGATTGGTCATTATAAGAGGTTTTGATGAACCATATAACTTCTTAAAAGCGGTAGAACGTCAATTAGAAGGCCTGAATATCTTTGCAAAAATAGATTTAATAACGAAATCGGGAAAACCTATTCGCCGCACCATGAAAATCAAAGGGAGAACATTGATTGGTTTTGGAGTAGAAATTAGTCAATTAAACGAACACAGTTCGATTTTAATTCAGGAGAGGGGTATTGGAGGAAAGCATAAAATGGGATGA
- a CDS encoding methyltransferase, which yields MTITAIHIEGNLIAPDMTADISAGEIRGQINIDFGLEKSVKLEDEIAFAWGEAKDQWRIYQRRLERIKETDTATSETREYWAVPLLRLLGYEPIYQAKAEIIDGQTFAISHRSNQVVANDEIHPAPPIHIIGSRLSLDKKPPSGNPRLSAHALLQEYLNKTEHLWGIVTNGLCWRLLRDCSLMTRLSYIEFDLEQILNGENFAEFSLFYRLFHRSRLPVSIDDVDSCLLEFYHQEALQQGGRVRDRLRDGVEFALKLLGNGFLQHPANNRLRHSLTSNLSSGKEDIDHPQATEKGDKLTETQFYRQLLLLIYRLLFLMVAESRNLLLAGEDEEKARIYNEYYSIDRLRAFAERLLEWERPAHHRREGFQDKWQGLRVTFSLFDESWRGQLLGLSPLNGDLFGSKTLTVLDDCAIDNYDLLRAIRHLSLYENKGLLRRVNYAALDVEELGSVYESLLDYTPKVTVFDGIYHFRLVTGSDRKTTGSYYTPPELVGQLIKSALEPVIEDKLKGCDTQEEKITALLSIKVCDPSCGSGHFLLAAARRIGKELARIRTGEMSPTPEALRVAIRDVIQNCIYGVDLNPLAVDLCKVALWMEGFCKGFPLNFLDHRIKWGNSLVGILDISVLNEGIPDNAFKAVTGDDKTSATLLKKRNKQEKQEKGQLSIFDHVETDRSEYGKTWRELGNIPENSTDEVKRKQRQYQQSHSAKNEGWWRDFSACNLWTSAFFMALTEQNLQLLPTSKALQRLLSGMENTETGVTVRELVESANRLAREKGFFHWCLEFPEVFDPPLPPLIRGENEKVPFSKGDLGGSGFDCVLGNPPWERIKLQEKEFFGGKDESIANARNKAERTRLIKKLAQTNPNLLQQFEDEKHFAEAQSKFIRESGRFPLTAKGDINTYAIFAETVRDIINNNGRCGVIVPTGIATDNTTKDFFGDLIQRQSLASLYDFENREAIFSSVHRSYKFSLLVMTNKSIKSTNFAFFLTQVKHLENKQRVFTLAPEDIALINPNTLTCPVFRTRQDADLTKKIYQRIPVLENESTGENPWGISFMRMFDMANDSNLFKDEKGENLLPLYEAKMFHHFDHRWASYDDQRNTNDVSLDDKNNPDFFVTPRYWVDKKEVENRLANKWNKEWLLGFRRITNATNERTAIFDLLPKYGCGDSIALVLPSTNKANLICCLLANFSNLVFDFVIRQKLGATTFNMFYVKQLPVIPPENYSEEDIEYISSRVLELVYTANDLKPFAEDLGYEGKPFIWDEQRRAILRAELDAKYAKLYGLNRDELRYILDPTDIYGDDFPSETFRVLKNNEIRKYGEYRTQRLVLAAWDMMGY from the coding sequence ATGACCATTACTGCTATTCACATTGAAGGAAATTTAATCGCCCCCGATATGACTGCCGATATTAGTGCAGGAGAAATCAGGGGTCAAATTAACATTGACTTTGGCTTAGAAAAATCGGTTAAATTAGAGGACGAAATTGCCTTTGCATGGGGGGAAGCAAAAGACCAATGGCGTATTTATCAACGACGTTTAGAACGCATTAAGGAAACAGATACAGCCACCAGTGAGACAAGGGAATATTGGGCTGTGCCATTGTTAAGATTATTGGGTTATGAACCTATTTATCAAGCTAAAGCTGAAATTATTGATGGTCAAACTTTTGCTATTTCTCATCGTTCCAATCAGGTAGTGGCAAATGATGAAATTCACCCTGCACCCCCTATACATATTATTGGTTCTCGTCTCAGTTTAGATAAAAAACCACCTTCGGGCAATCCTCGCTTATCAGCCCATGCACTTTTGCAAGAATACTTGAATAAAACTGAGCATTTGTGGGGCATTGTCACGAATGGTTTATGTTGGAGGTTACTCCGTGATTGTTCTTTAATGACACGGTTAAGTTACATTGAATTTGACCTTGAACAAATCCTGAATGGGGAGAATTTTGCAGAGTTTAGTTTATTTTATCGCTTATTCCACCGCTCTCGCCTTCCTGTGAGTATAGATGATGTGGATTCTTGTTTATTGGAATTTTATCATCAAGAGGCTTTACAACAGGGCGGTAGAGTGCGCGATCGCCTACGGGATGGAGTAGAATTCGCCTTAAAGTTACTGGGCAATGGTTTTTTACAACATCCTGCTAATAATCGTTTACGGCATAGCCTCACCTCTAACCTTTCTAGTGGTAAAGAAGACATTGATCACCCCCAAGCTACAGAAAAGGGAGATAAATTGACAGAAACTCAGTTTTATCGTCAGTTACTGCTCTTAATTTACCGTTTATTGTTTTTGATGGTGGCTGAATCCCGTAATTTACTTTTGGCTGGGGAAGATGAGGAAAAAGCCCGAATTTATAATGAATATTACAGCATAGATCGCCTTAGAGCTTTTGCTGAACGTCTTTTGGAGTGGGAGCGTCCCGCTCACCATCGCCGTGAGGGGTTTCAAGATAAATGGCAAGGGTTAAGGGTGACTTTCAGCCTATTTGATGAGAGTTGGCGAGGACAATTATTAGGTTTATCTCCTCTCAATGGGGATTTATTTGGCTCAAAAACTTTGACTGTTTTAGATGATTGTGCCATCGATAACTATGATTTATTGAGGGCGATTCGTCACCTTTCTTTATACGAAAATAAGGGCTTATTGCGTCGGGTTAATTATGCTGCTTTGGATGTGGAGGAGTTAGGCAGTGTCTATGAGAGTTTGCTTGATTATACCCCTAAAGTTACTGTTTTTGATGGTATTTATCATTTTAGACTGGTGACCGGGAGCGACCGCAAGACTACAGGTTCATACTATACCCCTCCTGAATTGGTAGGACAGTTAATTAAATCCGCTTTAGAACCTGTTATTGAAGATAAGTTAAAAGGTTGTGATACCCAAGAGGAAAAGATAACAGCCCTATTAAGTATTAAAGTATGTGACCCTTCCTGTGGTTCAGGACATTTCTTGTTAGCTGCTGCCCGAAGAATTGGTAAAGAGTTGGCGAGAATCCGCACAGGGGAAATGTCACCCACACCCGAAGCCCTGCGCGTAGCCATACGGGATGTCATTCAAAATTGCATCTATGGGGTGGACTTAAATCCCCTTGCGGTGGACTTATGTAAAGTAGCCCTATGGATGGAGGGATTTTGTAAGGGTTTTCCCCTCAATTTCCTTGACCATCGCATAAAATGGGGTAATTCCTTAGTGGGAATACTCGATATTTCTGTGTTAAATGAAGGTATCCCCGATAATGCCTTTAAAGCTGTCACAGGGGATGACAAAACCTCCGCTACCCTGTTGAAGAAGCGTAATAAACAGGAAAAACAAGAAAAAGGTCAACTATCCATTTTTGATCACGTTGAGACGGATAGAAGTGAGTACGGTAAAACATGGCGAGAGTTGGGCAATATTCCTGAAAATAGTACCGATGAAGTTAAACGTAAACAACGGCAATATCAACAGAGTCACAGTGCCAAAAACGAGGGATGGTGGCGTGATTTTAGTGCTTGTAATCTCTGGACTTCGGCATTTTTTATGGCTTTAACGGAGCAAAATTTACAGTTATTGCCCACTTCTAAGGCTTTACAACGGTTATTATCAGGAATGGAGAATACAGAAACTGGGGTGACTGTGAGGGAGTTAGTAGAATCTGCTAATCGCTTGGCACGGGAAAAGGGCTTTTTTCATTGGTGTTTAGAATTTCCTGAAGTGTTTGATCCCCCCCTGCCCCCCTTAATAAGGGGGGAGAATGAGAAAGTCCCCTTTTCTAAGGGGGATTTAGGGGGATCTGGTTTTGACTGTGTTTTGGGTAATCCGCCGTGGGAACGCATTAAGTTACAAGAAAAAGAGTTTTTTGGGGGTAAAGATGAAAGTATTGCAAATGCTAGAAATAAGGCTGAAAGGACAAGGTTAATTAAAAAGTTAGCTCAAACTAACCCTAATTTATTACAACAATTTGAGGATGAAAAGCATTTTGCAGAGGCTCAAAGTAAGTTTATTCGAGAGTCGGGGCGGTTTCCTCTCACTGCTAAAGGTGATATTAATACCTATGCTATTTTTGCCGAAACTGTCAGGGATATTATTAATAATAATGGGCGTTGTGGCGTAATTGTTCCCACTGGAATTGCTACTGATAACACCACTAAAGACTTTTTTGGGGATTTAATTCAAAGGCAATCTTTAGCCAGTTTATACGATTTTGAAAATAGAGAAGCAATATTTTCTAGTGTTCATAGAAGCTATAAATTTTCTCTTTTAGTTATGACTAATAAATCGATAAAATCAACTAATTTTGCTTTCTTTTTAACCCAAGTAAAACATTTAGAAAATAAGCAAAGAGTTTTTACTTTAGCCCCTGAAGATATAGCTTTAATTAATCCTAATACTTTAACTTGTCCAGTATTTCGCACTCGTCAAGATGCAGATTTAACTAAAAAAATCTATCAAAGAATACCCGTTTTAGAAAATGAATCTACAGGGGAAAATCCTTGGGGTATTTCTTTTATGAGAATGTTTGATATGGCTAATGATAGTAATTTATTTAAGGATGAAAAGGGAGAGAATTTATTACCTTTATATGAAGCTAAAATGTTTCATCACTTTGATCATCGTTGGGCAAGTTATGACGATCAAAGGAATACTAATGATGTTAGTTTAGATGATAAAAATAACCCTGATTTTTTTGTTACTCCTCGTTATTGGGTTGATAAAAAAGAGGTTGAAAATAGATTAGCTAATAAATGGAATAAAGAATGGTTGTTAGGTTTTAGAAGAATTACCAACGCAACAAATGAAAGAACAGCTATTTTTGATTTATTACCTAAATATGGCTGTGGTGATAGTATTGCTTTAGTTTTACCAAGTACAAATAAAGCTAATTTAATTTGTTGTTTATTAGCTAATTTTAGTAACTTAGTTTTTGATTTTGTAATAAGACAAAAATTAGGGGCAACAACATTTAATATGTTCTATGTTAAACAACTCCCCGTAATACCACCAGAAAATTATAGTGAAGAAGACATCGAATATATAAGCAGTAGAGTATTAGAATTAGTTTACACCGCCAACGATTTAAAACCCTTTGCTGAAGATTTAGGCTATGAAGGAAAACCCTTTATTTGGGATGAACAAAGACGGGCAATTTTAAGGGCGGAATTAGATGCAAAATATGCCAAATTATACGGCTTAAATCGTGATGAATTAAGATATATTTTAGACCCAACGGACATTTATGGCGATGATTTTCCCAGTGAAACTTTTAGGGTATTAAAGAATAATGAGATTAGGAAATATGGGGAATATCGCACCCAAAGATTAGTTTTAGCCGCATGGGATATGATGGGATATTAG
- a CDS encoding toxin-antitoxin system antidote component — protein sequence MAYKKPLPQLEVKGGTYFVTFNTYDRLELNYEARKLVLDCCLFFHEKRYFLYTGVVMSDHVHLLIKPYEKSENKY from the coding sequence ATGGCGTATAAAAAACCATTACCCCAATTAGAGGTAAAAGGGGGAACTTATTTCGTTACTTTTAACACTTACGATCGATTAGAATTAAACTATGAAGCGAGAAAATTAGTTTTAGATTGCTGTTTATTTTTCCATGAAAAACGCTATTTTTTATATACTGGGGTTGTGATGTCAGATCATGTTCATCTTTTAATTAAACCCTATGAAAAATCAGAAAATAAATATTGA
- a CDS encoding toxin-antitoxin system Slr0664 family toxin component, with amino-acid sequence MTNNRKITVEATLTFKRNLRNLKKKYGSIAQDIKPIIEQLETGELLGDRITGVNHPVFKVRVKNSDIQKGKSGGYRLIYYVKIEDAVILLTVYTKSEQANISNEQIINIIKNYQVNSITEN; translated from the coding sequence ATGACGAATAATCGGAAAATTACCGTAGAGGCTACTCTCACATTTAAACGTAATTTACGAAATCTTAAGAAAAAATATGGTAGTATTGCTCAGGATATAAAGCCGATAATTGAACAATTAGAAACGGGAGAATTATTAGGGGATAGAATCACTGGTGTTAATCATCCAGTATTTAAAGTAAGGGTAAAAAATAGTGATATTCAAAAAGGAAAAAGTGGCGGATACCGTCTTATTTACTATGTAAAAATAGAAGATGCAGTGATTTTATTAACTGTTTATACAAAATCAGAACAAGCTAATATTAGTAATGAACAAATTATTAATATCATCAAAAATTATCAAGTTAATTCTATTACAGAAAATTAA
- a CDS encoding toxin-antitoxin system antidote component, which yields MINIETKILETLGKMPKSLQEELLHYAEYLQEKYNQNSINYSSDTDVVNDFHISWHEAMTGQTIPVSQLWEGLEDDE from the coding sequence ATGATAAATATTGAAACTAAAATATTAGAAACTTTGGGAAAAATGCCTAAATCTTTGCAAGAAGAATTATTGCATTATGCAGAGTATCTTCAGGAAAAATATAACCAAAACAGTATTAATTACTCAAGTGACACTGATGTTGTGAACGACTTTCATATCTCTTGGCATGAGGCGATGACAGGGCAAACTATTCCAGTTAGTCAACTTTGGGAAGGTTTAGAAGATGACGAATAA